Below is a genomic region from Argiope bruennichi chromosome 3, qqArgBrue1.1, whole genome shotgun sequence.
TCACTGTCAACTTTTCAACAACTAAAACTCAATTAAGAATTAGgcaagttttcaatttttttcaatctatatcTCCTGAAAATATAACCCCACAAAAatgattcttatatttttcttaaaacttaaaaacctTTTCAACAACAGTTTCCTTTtcacataatatttttcttacaattttttgagatttcatttGATACACAACATGTAGTAATATTTTCATAGttatcatataaatgaaaaataatttcactatttcattaAGCCAATGAATCACTTGCTTCtgttaatttcaaaagtaaaatcttaatttttttttttttaatcatttactcTGAAGCAGGTTTTTCACTTCAACTTTTAATTGACTATATACAAATACCTTTTAATTTGCCAATTTGAGGGGAGTGTCACAGAGTGCTTggactcaaggttcttaacctctgaacataacaggtgaatagagtaatggCATAGCAATGAAATTACTTAGTAAGTGGGTGTGCAAGATAAATTCAAGATTTacttattacataataattaatataaaaggaaaaaattacatgaatgaatttttaatttgcatatgtAATAATCATGCATAGTTTTTAGTATTATCAAATAGCAaggtgaaattttcaataaatacaatcCATATTAACTTAAGAAACTGTTTGCTGAAGGTAgttagtttatatataatatataaactacaagattaaaatcaaatctagatttaaaaattagaataaaaaatatgatcaaaaaattaatcctaaattttaaacatgctcaaaacattttaatcatctaatctaaaatgataaaattgtatCAGACCTTTCTAAAGTGTTCAAAACCATAATATTTATCAGAGAAATTCAAATACTATAAAGGAGAAGGTTTGAAATGTAACTACATGAAACAggttaaaaatgctattaatgttaaaaatctttaaattttttttctttaataaaattataaatattcatcaaaaaatagttattaaatataataaataaaagctcaTCTTCAGGATTGCCACTctaatctggaaaaaaatttccctGCGTTTTCCCTATACATATATTCAAGATAGAGGAAATGCAAAAATAGCACTTATGTGCTGGTTATAATGCAATACGATTTTAAAGAGGGGAAAAAGCAAGGCAAAGAagtaataatttaacattatttaaaatcatagcatattagaagaattttaatacttacataaaaaaaatatatatatttatttattatctagaattcagcaaaataaaatttatatattaaggggagGAGCTATATTACCTCTCATACTCTTTATTTgcaagtcacacaaaattaaggactcagatgaaataaaacatagtacatttttgttatcatgatactAACCAgttaatgattacttaaaaaaaattacaaagtaaaattactttcttttatttattcatttttgccaattcatgtATTTAAGTATCAATTTCTACAGATTTTTCAGCTATCAATTTCATCGAGctaatccttaacaaataagGGATgacattttttagctattttattttcaatgaacatttctgaaaatatttctaatatataattgaatgcattaaaagaCAAATGAGAATGCAACAAGTTtcaatgcccataaaaattcagatttaaattatagtttttgagCTAAAAAGTTCGAAACCAGTTTGTTTTCGGACTTGACAAATCACCTTCTCCATCATTCCTTTAAATACAAGGTCTAATATAAATTATGACTTTTTATAACTGTCacacaattttgtttccattttttaacaTGAATAATAAGTGCCTGatttcccatattacttaggattattattttcttaaaaagagaGCAGTGTGCCACAAATGGATTTTGCGGGACTTCTTGAACCTTTTTAGCAAACtcaggatgaattttttttatccatccatttcatattaaatacggattttgaacatctcattgttttaaaaagaattctctaATCTACTGAATaagctcacagtttctcaaatgaaaaacaaaccattcaataaactcacgtGTGAGTGACTAAATACCACTACATTGAATTCGCAGATTGAATGTTGCTCTTCCCGCCAGAGAaatgtattatattcttttatgcaTTTACGATTTATTATGATTCTTTTATGCATTATCTCACGATTGCTCATTAGTTGCAATTTGGGAATCTCATAGAAAAAGAACAACTGTCTTACAAATCAAAACTGGATTGATCTATACAAAAAAACGCAGGAGAGAATAGAAAAGGTGCAAGTTTCCGCCATTACACAATTTTGAATGGTATTATTTCGTTTATGGAAGCAATGAATAGGATCTTTTATTCTTCCAATCTTTATAGATTGGTATTTTTtcagatggggaaaaaaataattaacaaatttaaaattatctgtacTTTCccggtttttataaaaattttcaaatttccctgcattttcccaatttttttagttgatttttaaaatcccTATGTTTCTTGATTTTCCAGGTTCTCCGAGTGACATAGCAATTcgtcttttctatttttaagggCTACAGTTTGCTAATgacatataaattataatgagaagtttaattattaacacaaagatttatcaaaattttacatactAATACCACCTACATTAGTCAAAGTTTCAAGAAACATTTCTCTTCATAGTTAAATATggcattttatttgtaaatataaaagtcAAGTAAAAGGTGACATAATCACGGCAATTTGTTAAATCCCAAATCATATTAATACATCTGGGAATTGATATAATAATAGTTACAGTGCTTTAAtggcatagtattttttttactgttttcaaaTACATCGATTTAAAGGTAAATATAATAGGCAAAATAGTAAGCCTTTGTTGAGCTCCTCAAACTGGTCCCTAAAACACAGACTCTTATAACTTCTCATACTGTTATTTTCCacacatttaaaaatgtcttcatttAAAATTGGTGATTAATgcagaatattaatgaaatttcccAATAACATAATTGTGTGATGCTAAAATAAGCACGACTCTGTAAGCAAAGCAATAGCTATAGAGATAAAAGTTAGCagagaagtaataaaaaatataataaattacaaaaataaatgaaaaaattaaaagatgattttcaataatttatcctTTAGTTTTccgcataaaaaaaaatattcatttacagcaaaatggaaaaattaaattgttccGACTTTTAGcatagcttttattttaaattcttttttaatcttttactaaATAAAGTCTTTCagtacaagaaataataaaaaattaatgcaagagtaaacatatcatttttatgtatgcaaatacggataaatttatttttacctcgTAGGTGCTAAACCGTTCATTTCAGCGCTGTGATTACTTGACGCCTCAACTGAATCTAAAAACAAAATCGAAATGGATGTTagatgcaattaaattattattattatttagtttgacatttttttaaaatgttaaacatgCAAAACATAATTAGAAACACATGGGTAACTTATTACCGCTTGTTTGTTTACAAATACATACCTGTTGAATCGTGGTTGTCAGAATTTAACATTTCGGAGTTGGTCGTAGAGGAAggtcttatttttttctttgggcTCTCAGGGCGATCATCCGGACCTTCAGCTTCCATCTCGTATGTTTTAAGGTAAATGTAAATTTTGCAAAAGATGTTTTGATGAAACAATTCACAGCAATATACTTCAAAAACACACTACCGCCTTAACGTCATAAAAACAGAAACGGGAAATATGTGTCGGTTTCCGTTACACAGCTTCGATTTTACAAATTGtttctttctgatttttaattttaggtaGCTACGCTAAtatgaagttacaaattattttagaaaattgtgacgtattaacagaaaaaaacttGTTTATAATGCAATCagaaaattattgcatataaattatattagctACAGAATTGACAAATAAAggagtaaaaattaatataataactgtAACTGTATCATCAAGTACAATTGGCGGTTTTTATAACCAAATAAACAACGTCAACAGtgaattttctttcatacttTGGAATAACGAATGTGTACGAAACAtaactgtaaataataataattaatattattatgcaaaaaaaatttttgtcattGATTGCTTTAGAAAATTTAAGGGATGCATTAACTGGAATTTAATGAACGGAATAAAGCTAGCAAACGATACTTAAATCTTTGGAATTGCCAAGAATTCAAAATGTCGAAGAAAAAAGGATTGAGTGTGGAAGAGAAAAGAAATCGtatgttggaaatattttatgaaaagaaagatGTTTATCAAttgaaagatttagaaaaaatttgccCAAAGGAAAAAGGAATTGTTGCACAATCTGTTAAAGATGTTCTTCAATCTTTGGTTGATGATGGTTTAGTTGACAGCGAAAAAGTGGGAACTAGCATATATTTCTGGGCCTTTCCCAGCAAAgcttttaataacagaaaaagaaaaatcaatgatcTAAATGCAAAACTTGATGACGCTCGCAAAAAAATTAAGCGTTTAGATACCCAGTTTGCAGAAGCTAAATGTGGCAGGGAAGATTCAATTGCAAGAGAtggaatattaaaacaattaaatgaatgtcaaaaagaagtaataaatttaaaggaaaaaattgaaaaatataaagactGTGATCCTCAAGTTTTAGAAGAGGTTaagaaacaaattgaaattaGCAAAGATGCAGCTAATAGATGGACAGataatatatttgctataaaatcCTGGTGTAAGAATAAGTTTTTCATTGAAGAATCCGTGTTGAATAAACAATTTGGGATACCTGAAGAGCTTGATTACATTGAATGATGTATATTTAAATACCCTGAAAATGATTGTTGAATTGATAGCATctgttttagaaaacaaattcttTCGTGACAGATTGTTTTGCATTTATATAgaactttattctgtaatattaaatgtaaataaaatagatatttcataaaatgagtaTACGAAACAAGTTCaaagtttctttgaaatttcgTTTCCATTGTTATGAGTTTTGAATTTTAGTAAAATGAAGTATATTGCAAATagtatgattataaatattatatttgaatataataaccCTATGCTgaaataaatcaagaatttttttttctttattaaaacttttaacctTTCACTACTGACCTGGCCCAACTTGCCTTGCAAATTCTTTATGAGTAGGCCTGTTTCTGTTTTAAATGAAGGATGCAGAAGGTAAAACCAGTTGTCACCAAAGATATCACTCTACATTCCTCATTTAAAACAGAAACTGGCTCACCAGTATAGAATTTACATGGCCGGGTTAGTAATTAAAGAattgaattctataaattttaagtaattttttctgATGAAAAGTAAAGAAGATCTATGGggtgatattttcagaatttaaattgaatacatCGAGTatgcaaagaaatttttctgtaaaatctggagggatttttttttttaaatatgttcatgtatttcaagtttaattatcagtaaataacgaaacatattttgtaatgagagattatatttgctattaatttataccaattaactattaatattgctaataaattatttactttttaccattattatgaaatatcctatacataatttaattgattgtttgtaattttaactattcaGTAAAACagtaatgaatatttcattaaattatattcatttcatttattcaacaggtttgaaagttgattttttaTCTCATTCTTGAGTTACTCTAATTTTTATAAGCagataactgaaatttatgattataaaataggCTTCCATATACATGGTTTACATTTAAGTTAAGCAAACTCTAATTTGAAAAGTTGTATTAAATGATAAAACAGTTAATCATGCATTtgcttaattaaattatataaataaatttaagatttaaagagAAGTCTTAATAATTTAGCAATCTGGACATAATACACAATAttgctggatttttttaaatgtaaattttcaaaaaaaaaatccctaatatGCACAAGATAGACAAGTAGCTATATATGTAGAGAAGTATTTATACATATAGCACCATACAGATAAGTGAAAAGCAACGCTTACTTTATGTAGTAAATACTGTAtctttaatgtttcaaaaatatctatgaaatactTCCTTTAAGATTTTACTTGTTCATAATgagtatatatattatcaaatttcaaatattagttgaaataattaaacatataaaataaaatgcaatattacaCTCACTTTATTTTGAAACACTTGTTATCTTGATACCAAAAGCCAAATGAttaaatgagttttaattaattctatttaattaatttttttttttttttttggttataacCACTTTTAGCTGTTATCAGATATTTCTCAGAATTCTATGGTTTAAAAGAATTTACTTGAGTTACAAATGAATTTAGCATTCTAAAgtggtaaaatatataattgataaatatagtttataattatttatatattttaaagataaaatattttaatgtatttcccATTTTATTcggttatggaaaaaaaaaaattctgttgcatGATTATCCTCAATATATAATTACGTACCatatttagaagaagaaaaaattaatattattttattacaaatttatttattttaacacatttcaTCCCAAAGACAGAAGTTTAATTGAAGTAAACACATAAAATGCAAATACCAGTCCTTATATAGTTGCTTTGTTCTGCATCTTTAGAAGCTCACAATGGAATCCAATCtaatggaattaataaaaaaatttcatatgttttaatATCATTGTATTATGTACCAACTTTCACTTATGAAAGGAAATGCAAATGATGATATATATTCTTTGGAATAAAGTAAGTAATctgatttagatattttatatagtaaaaagttataaattcaaATGTTCAGAAAGGTATACTAATATAATCTCAATTGGGTGTGAACTTTATAATAGCATGATTCACATACTTTATTAAACCTCAAACCATTCAATAGTTGAGCAATTTTGAACCTAAATTCCAGAACAGTTATTTGTGAAGGCAAGGGGTTAAtcattcatgaaaatttatatttcaaggaTCAAGTTTTGCACTTTCCAAACAAGTATCTTGTAATGGAAATTGCAACAGtatataatttaaagtgaaaCTTTCCTGAGAATTGCATTCATTCTAATATGCTCAAGGTTCTTCAtttatatctttcataatttgaggttatttgataaatttttagtaaaggttaaaagaatataaacacacagtcatttaaaaaaatgtgtgcaaTATTGATAATCAAAATTGGAAGGAAAATTCATCTATAATTAAGAAGGTTATAGGTAAGAAACAGGATTTAGCATTTTGAAGAGGTTTGCAGAGCTCTTTAGAAGAAGCAGAGACAGTGAAAGTTAAATACTTCTTAGTTAAAGAAGCATAAAAAAAGGTCATATAATGTTATGATTCATGTGATTAATTAGTTAAGATAAATAATTGCTAGTAAAAGTTAACATATATCATGTTTATTGATAATTGTTCCCAATAATCAAATAGTCATATAgatctatct
It encodes:
- the LOC129963749 gene encoding meiotic nuclear division protein 1 homolog, whose amino-acid sequence is MSKKKGLSVEEKRNRMLEIFYEKKDVYQLKDLEKICPKEKGIVAQSVKDVLQSLVDDGLVDSEKVGTSIYFWAFPSKAFNNRKRKINDLNAKLDDARKKIKRLDTQFAEAKCGREDSIARDGILKQLNECQKEVINLKEKIEKYKDCDPQVLEEVKKQIEISKDAANRWTDNIFAIKSWCKNKFFIEESVLNKQFGIPEELDYIE